From a region of the Acidimicrobiales bacterium genome:
- a CDS encoding multifunctional oxoglutarate decarboxylase/oxoglutarate dehydrogenase thiamine pyrophosphate-binding subunit/dihydrolipoyllysine-residue succinyltransferase subunit — protein MSEDQVSVTSPAAGGAFGPNAWLVDDMYEQYRSDPSSVSESWREFFADYVPVGGATLAATAPAPAHPTSAAPAPAAPAPAAPAPAASPPTTAPTGQAPAAAPGPRTDDGHATSALRGAAARIAKNMEASLSVPTATSVRTVPAKLLEVNRAVLNRHLARTSGGKVSFTHLIGFAVVRGLEAVPTLNAGFVPDADGKGTPGVARHDHVGLGLAVDVAKSDGTRTLMVPVVRGAEVLDFRGFVMAYEDLVRKVHTAKASPDDFAGATVTLTNPGTLGTVQSVPRLMPGQGAIVGVGALGYPAEYQAADPRSLAELGVGPVVTLTSTYDHRIIQGAESGLFLAYVADCLTGGHGFYESVFSAMDVPYEPVRWQPDVNAGDGEYRRLVKQVHVQSLINMYRVRGHLIADLDPLSAEARPLHPELDPTTYGLTLWDLDREFVVDGLAGRDTLTLGEALDILRDAYCRTLGVEYMHIQDPEEKQWIQQHLEGVPASLDPAEQRHVLDRLNAAEAFERFLHTRYVGQKRFGLEGAESTIVLLDTVLDEAAEAGLSEAVLGMAHRGRLNVLVNIVGKSYGEIFREFEGDLDPNSVQGTGDVKYHKGATGKFVGRSSAEIPVTLASNPSHLEAVDPVVEGMARAKQDMLGGDRCFDVLSVLVHGDAAFAGQGVVAETLELSQLTGYRTGGTVHVVVNNQLGFTTAPESARSSVYPTDVAKMVQAPVFHVNGDDPEACMRAARLAFGFRQAFHKDVVIDIVCYRRHGHNEGDDPSYTQPRMYAIIEGTRSVRKLYTESLVRRGDITLDEAERALEDFQTRLQVALDETRQAAPPHPTALPTPAAPVEPPAAVPTGVARDELERLVAAATAVPEGFTVHPKLLRQFGQRAQMVAGGEVDWALGEALALGSILLEGTDVRLSGQDTRRGTFSQRHAVLVDYHTGEERVPLAHLPGEGIGHFGVYDSLLSEYAAVGFEYGYSVASPEALVAWEAQFGDFANGAQIIIDNFFVAAEDKWAQRSGLVLLLPHGYEGQGPEHSSARIERFLTLCARDNMRLTQPTTAAQYFHLLRSQVRGIGHRPLVVFTPKSLLRARASRSAMDDLTVGSFAEVVDDPAATGGRGAPAVARPVEPGAVRRVLLCSGKVAFDAMARREALTGGEAGLPVPGVDPAAVAVVRVEQLFPWPERELAAVMDRYPAANEVVWVQEEPENMGAWSFVHGRLHRLLRERFVLTHVSRAESASPATGSAALHHLEQEDILVRAFA, from the coding sequence ATGTCCGAAGACCAGGTCAGCGTCACGAGCCCCGCCGCCGGAGGTGCCTTCGGCCCCAACGCCTGGCTGGTCGACGACATGTACGAGCAGTACCGCAGCGACCCGTCGTCGGTGAGCGAGAGCTGGCGGGAGTTCTTCGCCGACTACGTGCCGGTGGGGGGTGCCACGCTGGCGGCGACCGCACCGGCTCCGGCGCACCCGACGTCGGCGGCCCCGGCCCCGGCGGCACCGGCCCCGGCTGCACCGGCCCCGGCGGCGTCCCCGCCGACGACGGCGCCGACAGGCCAGGCGCCGGCGGCCGCTCCCGGGCCTCGCACCGACGACGGTCACGCCACTTCTGCGTTGCGTGGGGCGGCGGCCCGCATCGCCAAGAACATGGAGGCGTCGCTGTCGGTCCCCACCGCCACGAGCGTGCGCACCGTCCCCGCCAAGCTCCTCGAGGTCAACCGGGCCGTGCTCAACCGGCATCTGGCGCGCACGTCCGGGGGGAAGGTGAGCTTCACGCACCTGATCGGCTTCGCCGTCGTCCGCGGGCTCGAGGCGGTGCCCACGCTCAACGCCGGGTTCGTCCCCGATGCCGACGGCAAGGGCACACCGGGCGTGGCGCGCCACGACCACGTGGGCCTCGGGCTGGCGGTGGACGTGGCCAAGTCGGACGGGACGCGCACGCTGATGGTCCCCGTCGTGCGCGGTGCCGAGGTGCTCGACTTCCGGGGCTTCGTCATGGCCTACGAGGACCTCGTGCGCAAGGTCCATACCGCCAAGGCGAGCCCCGACGACTTCGCCGGGGCCACGGTCACCCTCACCAACCCGGGAACCCTCGGGACGGTGCAATCGGTGCCGAGGCTGATGCCCGGCCAGGGCGCCATCGTCGGGGTCGGGGCCCTCGGGTACCCCGCCGAGTACCAGGCGGCGGACCCGCGCAGCCTGGCCGAGCTCGGTGTGGGCCCGGTGGTCACGCTGACGTCGACCTACGACCACCGCATCATCCAGGGGGCGGAATCCGGGCTCTTCCTGGCGTACGTGGCCGACTGCCTCACCGGCGGGCACGGCTTCTACGAGTCGGTGTTCTCGGCCATGGACGTGCCCTACGAGCCGGTGCGCTGGCAGCCCGACGTCAACGCCGGGGACGGTGAGTACCGGCGTCTGGTGAAGCAGGTCCACGTCCAGAGCCTCATCAACATGTACCGGGTGCGCGGGCACCTCATCGCCGACCTCGACCCACTGTCCGCCGAGGCCCGGCCCCTGCACCCCGAGCTGGACCCCACCACCTACGGGCTCACCCTGTGGGACCTCGACCGCGAGTTCGTGGTCGACGGGCTGGCCGGGCGGGACACCCTCACCCTCGGCGAGGCGCTCGACATCCTGCGCGATGCCTATTGCCGCACGCTCGGCGTCGAGTACATGCACATCCAGGATCCCGAGGAGAAGCAGTGGATCCAGCAGCACCTCGAGGGCGTCCCCGCCTCCCTCGACCCTGCCGAGCAGCGCCACGTCCTCGACCGGCTCAACGCCGCCGAAGCCTTCGAGCGGTTCCTCCACACGCGCTACGTGGGGCAGAAGCGGTTCGGGTTGGAGGGCGCCGAGTCCACCATCGTCCTGCTCGACACCGTCCTCGACGAGGCAGCCGAGGCGGGCCTGAGCGAGGCGGTGCTGGGCATGGCCCACCGGGGACGGCTGAACGTCCTGGTCAACATCGTGGGCAAGTCGTACGGGGAGATCTTCCGCGAATTCGAGGGCGACCTCGATCCCAATTCGGTCCAGGGAACGGGCGACGTGAAGTACCACAAGGGGGCCACGGGCAAGTTCGTGGGGCGGTCGAGCGCCGAGATCCCCGTGACGCTGGCATCCAACCCGTCGCACCTCGAGGCCGTCGACCCCGTGGTCGAGGGCATGGCCCGGGCCAAGCAGGACATGCTCGGTGGAGACCGGTGCTTCGACGTGCTGTCGGTGCTGGTCCACGGCGACGCCGCCTTCGCGGGCCAGGGGGTGGTCGCCGAGACGCTCGAGCTGTCGCAGCTCACCGGGTACCGCACCGGCGGCACCGTCCACGTCGTCGTGAACAACCAGCTGGGGTTCACCACCGCTCCGGAGTCGGCGCGGTCGTCGGTGTACCCGACCGACGTGGCCAAGATGGTGCAGGCCCCCGTGTTCCACGTGAACGGCGACGACCCCGAGGCCTGCATGCGCGCCGCGCGGCTGGCGTTCGGCTTCCGGCAGGCGTTCCACAAGGATGTCGTCATCGACATCGTGTGCTACCGGCGCCACGGGCACAACGAAGGTGACGACCCCAGCTACACCCAGCCGCGCATGTACGCCATCATCGAAGGCACCCGTTCGGTGCGCAAGCTCTACACCGAGTCGCTGGTGCGCCGGGGCGACATCACGCTCGACGAGGCCGAGCGGGCGCTCGAGGACTTCCAGACCCGGCTGCAGGTGGCGCTCGACGAGACCCGCCAGGCCGCACCCCCGCACCCCACGGCGCTGCCGACGCCCGCCGCACCCGTCGAGCCCCCGGCCGCGGTGCCGACGGGGGTCGCCCGCGACGAGCTCGAGCGCCTGGTGGCCGCGGCCACGGCGGTGCCCGAGGGGTTCACGGTGCATCCCAAGCTGCTGCGCCAATTCGGGCAACGGGCCCAGATGGTGGCCGGCGGCGAGGTCGACTGGGCCCTCGGCGAGGCGCTGGCCCTGGGCTCCATCCTCCTCGAGGGCACCGACGTCCGGCTGTCGGGCCAGGACACGCGGCGGGGGACCTTCAGCCAGCGCCACGCCGTGCTCGTCGACTACCACACCGGGGAGGAGCGCGTCCCCCTGGCGCACCTGCCGGGGGAGGGGATCGGGCACTTCGGGGTCTACGACTCGCTGCTGTCGGAGTACGCCGCCGTGGGGTTCGAGTACGGCTACTCCGTGGCGTCCCCCGAGGCGCTGGTGGCATGGGAGGCGCAGTTCGGCGATTTCGCCAACGGGGCGCAGATCATCATCGACAACTTCTTCGTCGCCGCCGAGGACAAGTGGGCACAACGGTCGGGCCTCGTGCTGTTGCTCCCGCACGGGTACGAGGGCCAGGGCCCGGAACACTCCTCGGCGCGCATCGAGCGCTTCCTCACCCTGTGCGCGCGCGACAACATGCGCCTGACCCAGCCCACCACCGCGGCGCAGTACTTCCATCTGCTGCGCTCCCAGGTGCGGGGCATCGGCCACCGGCCGCTGGTCGTGTTCACGCCCAAGTCGCTGCTCCGGGCCCGCGCCTCGCGCTCGGCCATGGACGATCTCACGGTGGGCTCGTTCGCCGAGGTCGTCGACGACCCGGCCGCGACCGGTGGCCGGGGTGCTCCGGCGGTGGCGCGACCGGTCGAGCCCGGTGCGGTGCGGCGGGTCCTGCTGTGCTCGGGCAAGGTGGCCTTCGACGCCATGGCCCGCCGCGAGGCGCTGACCGGTGGCGAGGCGGGGCTCCCTGTCCCCGGCGTGGACCCCGCGGCCGTCGCCGTCGTGCGCGTCGAGCAGCTCTTTCCCTGGCCCGAGCGGGAGCTGGCCGCGGTGATGGACCGGTACCCGGCCGCGAACGAGGTTGTCTGGGTGCAGGAGGAGCCTGAGAACATGGGGGCGTGGTCGTTCGTCCACGGGCGACTGCACCGGCTCCTGCGGGAGCGCTTCGTCCTGACCCATGTCAGCCGGGCGGAGTCGGCGAGCCCGGCCACGGGGAGCGCGGCACTGCACCACCTGGAGCAGGAGGACATCCTCGTCCGCGCCTTCGCCTGA